DNA from Flavobacterium aestivum:
ATACTCTGACACATTGAAAAAAAGTACTCAGTTTGGTATGAAATCATTGCGTTTGGGACGCGCTCTTGAACCAGGATTTGCCCTAACTGTAGAACCAGGAATTTATATGATTCCACAACTTATGGATCAATGGAAAGCTGAGAATAAGTTTGCAGAATTCATCAATTATAATGCACTTGATGGATACCGTGATTTTAGTGGTATTCGTGTAGAAGAAGATTTCTTGATTACTGAAGATGGATATCAACAAATCGGAGAACGTTTACCGATAACAGTTGATGAAGTTGAAGCGGTAAGAGCAGAATGTTTTGAAACAGTTTAGTTAGTAGAAAGGATGTCTTATTATAGACATCCTTTTTTGTTTAGCGGCTAGAGTTGTAGTCTTTTCCTTAAAATGGAATACTTGTTTTTTTGAAGATTTTTTAATGTTTATTATACTATTCTAATTTTTGAATATTTTTTATTAACTACCAAAAACCAAAAAAATGAAAAAAATCCTCTTTTATTCTCTCATTGCACTAATGGCTTTAAGCTGTGAACAAGATAAGAATGGTTCCAATATTGAAGCTGTAAATGACCAACCTAGCGGAAAATGTTTGTCTGATGAAATGATGGCAAAATATTATTCTGAAAATCCTTCGGCTCTGGCACAGATGCAGAGTTTTGATATTTTTACCCAAAATCGTGTCAATAGACTCTCTACGAGTAAGGCTCTTGCAGCCAGTTATGTGATACCAGTTGTCTTTCATGTTTATGGGACTGATTTTGCAGGAGCAACGGTAAACGATCAGACTATTATAACAGCTTTGCAAAAAGTAAATGATGATTTTCATGGGCTAAATCCGGATTATAACTCTGTAGATCCGTTCTTTTTGGCAATCCGCTCTACATTTAATGTTACTTTCAAATTAGCCCAAAAAGACCCTAATGGGAATCCTACTACCGGAATTGTATATCATCCTTATGCTGAAGGTTTCGGAAGTACAAAAGCAAATGCTATCAAGGCTATTAAAGCTGATGCATGGGATAATTATAAGTATTGCAACGTTTATATCCAACTCGACTTGTATGGAGATAATAAACTTAATAATTCTGGAGTTGCTTGGTATCCAGATAAAGCAATGTCAGATAGTAAAATTGCCCGTATAGTTTATAACGGAAGATATTTATATGGAAATACAGATACAGAATTTGCATCTACTCTTTCTCACGAGTTTGGGCATTGGCTAAATTTGATCCATTCTTTCCAAGATGGGTGTTCAATTGCTAATGAAAATTTGTGCGCAACAACAGGAGACAAGGTTTGTGATACGCCACAGGCTACCAGTAGCGATA
Protein-coding regions in this window:
- a CDS encoding M43 family zinc metalloprotease, with translation MKKILFYSLIALMALSCEQDKNGSNIEAVNDQPSGKCLSDEMMAKYYSENPSALAQMQSFDIFTQNRVNRLSTSKALAASYVIPVVFHVYGTDFAGATVNDQTIITALQKVNDDFHGLNPDYNSVDPFFLAIRSTFNVTFKLAQKDPNGNPTTGIVYHPYAEGFGSTKANAIKAIKADAWDNYKYCNVYIQLDLYGDNKLNNSGVAWYPDKAMSDSKIARIVYNGRYLYGNTDTEFASTLSHEFGHWLNLIHSFQDGCSIANENLCATTGDKVCDTPQATSSDNCSTQTNCAAKRVNVENYMGYAGAGGCYKMFTVGQVSRMDAAMQHVARQTIWQPSNLTATGVQ